A genomic segment from Phragmites australis chromosome 6, lpPhrAust1.1, whole genome shotgun sequence encodes:
- the LOC133920926 gene encoding NADH dehydrogenase [ubiquinone] 1 alpha subcomplex subunit 9, mitochondrial-like — protein sequence MQAAVWRRHLLDHHLSPTTSAAIAAFRSASQPALTPQGLCGADGARYMSSARAPAVKGSGYLVRKGTGGRSSVSGIVATVFGATGFLGRYLVQQLAKMGSQVLVPFRGSEDCHRHLKLMGDLGQIVPMKYHPRDVDSVKAVMARSNVVINLIGREYETRNYGFEEVNHHMAEQLAMIAKEHGGIMRFIQVSCLGASPSSGSRMLRAKAAGEESVLKEFPEATIVRPATMIGTEDRILNNWAHFAKNWGFLPLVGGGSTKIQPVYVIDVAGAIVNSLKDDGTSMGKTYELGGPEIYTVHELAELMYETIREWPRYVNVPLPVARAIASPREMLLNKVPFPLPTPSIFNLDQIYAFSTDNIVSENALSFKDLGIIPHKLKGYPVEFLVSYRKGGPSFGSTVSEKMTSSEM from the exons ATGCAGGCGGCGGTGTGGAGGCGTCACCTCCTCGACCACCACCTCTCCCCCACCACCTcggccgccatcgccgccttcAGATCCGCCTCCCAGCCCGCGCTCACTCCCCAAG GGTTGTGTGGAGCGGATGGCGCGAGGTACATGTCGTCCGCGAGGGCGCCGGCTGTCAAGGGGTCGGGGTATCTCGTCCGCAAGGGCACCGGAGGGAGGTCTTCTGTGAG TGGAATTGTAGCTACGGTGTTTGGAGCTACTGGGTTTCTTGGACGCTATCTtgtgcaacaacttg caAAGATGGGATCTCAAGTGCTTGTCCCGTTCAGAGGTTCTGAGGATTGCCACCGCCACCTGAAGTTGATGGGTGACTTGGGCCAG ATTGTGCCAATGAAATACCATCCAAGAGATGTGGATTCAGTCAAGGCTGTCATGGCCAGGTCAAATGTGGTCATTAACCTCATAG GACGGGAGTATGAAACAAGGAACTACGGCTTCGAAGAAGTAAACCATCATATGGCTGAACAACTTGCAATG ATTGCTAAGGAGCATGGGGGTATCATGAGATTTATCCAGGTTTCTTGCCTAGGGGCATCACCCTCTTCTGGATCTAGAATGTTGAGGGCAAAAGCTGCAGGAGAGGAATCAGTCTTGAAAGAATTTCCTGAG GCTACAATCGTGAGGCCTGCAACCATGATTGGCACAGAAGACCGGATTTTGAACAACTGGGCACATTTCGCAAAGAATTGGGGCTTCCTCCCACTTGTTGGCGGTGGATCTACAAA GATTCAGCCTGTTTATGTTATAGATGTTGCTGGTGCTATTGTCAACTCCCTGAAGGATGATGGCACAAGCATGGGGAAGACATATGAACTAGGCGGACCGGAAATTTACACAGTCCATGAGCTG GCTGAGCTGATGTACGAGACAATCCGTGAATGGCCTAGATATGTTAATGTTCCTCTTCCTGTTGCAAGG GCCATTGCTTCACCGAGGGAAATGTTGCTAAACAAAGTGCCTTTTCCTTTGCCAACCCCATCCATTTTCAACTTAGATCAGATCTATGCATTCTCTACGGACAACATCGTGTCTGAAAATG CTCTGTCTTTCAAGGACCTCGGAATCATTCCTCACAAGCTGAAGGGGTACCCGGTGGAGTTCCTCGTGAGCTACAGGAAGGGTGGACCATCTTTTGGCTCTACTGTGAGCGAGAAGATGACAAGCTCGGAGATGTAG